In Erigeron canadensis isolate Cc75 chromosome 6, C_canadensis_v1, whole genome shotgun sequence, the following are encoded in one genomic region:
- the LOC122604362 gene encoding uncharacterized protein LOC122604362 has protein sequence MIRNYPGNNLNTEAVIEIFYNGLLKRTRRELAGAFGGSLNNVTPSEGYKILDDMAKEFPGREELLSRKTASKTVAKLESGEESSLVIEVKALSKQMNERFDNQDMRFKSIERDVKVIADGCDYCEDMHYSEDCPDKPAQEVNYVQNQQGNFNQNTGYQNRPSGTSFSSSSFNNANNSGFSGNRFSRFNSQQNANAELREIMKDLVGAQKATNEKLNGLANKLEQSTKSTQATFQDIEAKLERLGTSNRQPGTLPRNTQHNPKPRQNSQGSVAKYSYPNARNEQVEADQAIDDKIEMELNPAVKTPVVPSKTVEKPPVKPYQPKIPFPQRLRKAKIRENFKKFVDLIQNVNIIVPLVDLLAEVRRGEDDVMSAEVSAIIKNEISPKLEDPGSFLISCAFSAILYKALADLGASINLMPYSVYKRLSLGDLTPTRMSIRLADRSFQYSMGIGENLQIRVGHMIFPVDFVVR, from the exons ATGATCAGGAACTATccaggaaacaatctgaacacgGAAGCAGTGATTGAAATCTTTTATAACGGTTTGCTTAAGAGAACTCGAAGGGAACTTGCCGGGGCATTCGGGGGTAGCTTGAACAATGTGACACCTAGTGAGGGGTACAAGATCCTCGATGACATGGCTAAAGAGTTTCCTGGTCGTGAAGAACTTTTGAGTAGGAAAACTGCAAGCAAGACTGTTGCaaaattggaaagtggtgaAGAGTCCAGTTTGGTTATTGAAGTCAAAGCACTCTCGAAGCAGATGAATGAGAGATTTGACAACCAAGACATGAGGTTtaaaagcattgaaagagatgtaaaggtgattgctgatggaTGTGACTACTGTGAAGACATGCACTATTCAGAAGATTGTCCGGATAAGCCGGCCCAGGAAGTCAATTATGTGCAAAATCAGCAAGGAAACTTCAACCAGAATACCGGTTATCAGAACCGGCCATCAGGTACCTCTTTTTCCTCTTCCTCATTtaataatgctaataattctggttttagtggaaacAGGTTCAGCAGGTTCAACAGTCAGCAGAATGCGAATGCTGAATTGAGAGAgatcatgaaggatttggttgGCGCTCAGAAAGCCACCAATGAGAAG TTGAACGGGTTGGCTAATAAGCTGGAGCAGAGTAcaaagagtactcaagcaacatTTCAGGATATCGAGGCtaagcttgaaaggctaggaacaTCAAACAGGCAGCCCGGTACATTACCTCGCAATACTCAGCATAATCCTAAGCCTCGGCAGAATAGCCAAGGATCAGTTGCCAAGTATAGCTACCCGAACGCTAGAAATGAGCAG gttgaagCCGATCAAGCTATTGATGATAAGATTGAGATGGAACTGAACCCAGCCGTGAAGACACCGGTCGTTCCATCCAAGACTGTTGAGAAACCACCGGTTAAACCATATCAGCCGAAGATACCTTTTCCTCAACGATTGAGGAAAGCGAAGATCAGGgagaattttaaaaagtttgtcgatttgattcaaaatgttaacattattGTTCCTCtagttgatcttcttgcag AAGTTAGAAGAGGCGAAGACGATGTAATGAGTGCCGAGGTGTCAGCTATCATTAAGAATGAGATATCTCCTAAGTTggaagatccagggagttttcttatctcTTGTGCTTTTAGTGCTATATTGTATAAGGCATTAGCCGATCTAGGGGCTAGtattaatttaatgccttatTCTGTTTACAAAAGATTGTCTTTAGGTGATTTGACCCctacccgcatgagcattaggctagCGGATCGTTCGTTCCAATATTCCATGGGGATAGGGGAAAATTTGCAAATTAGGGTAGGTCACATGATATTCCCGGTAGATTTTGTTGTGCGTTAA